The segment CGTCCACCATGAAGATGGCATCCGCCGCACTGTCGAACAGCAGGCTGTAGCGCTCCTCGGTGCCGCGGATGCCGGCGAGGATGCGCCGGGCGAAACGCACCCACAGCAGGGCGGCCAGCAAGGCCACGGCGGTAACGGTGAAGAACAGCACGCGGCCCAGCCAGGACGCGCCATTGGCGATATCCAGCGAGAAGGCCTTCGCGCGCGGTTCGATATATCGGTTGAGCTCGGCGATGTGCTCGCGTTCGCGGTCGATCGCCGCCGCGTCCATCGTGCCGGTCTGGTAGGCGTGCTCGAGGCGGTCGCCGGTGTCCTCGAGCTCGGCCAGGCTCGTGTCCACCGAGCGCCATTCCGCCACGGCTTCACGCACGTAGGGCATGGCACTGAAATGGGCAAAGATGAAGACCATGCCGGGGATGGCTTCGGGGATCACCCCGCCGCGGGCAAAGGCATCTTCCACTTCGCGTTGTTCGTAGTCGCCACTGGCAATCGCGTCGCGCGCCCAGCGGTCGGCCATCAGTACCGTAAAATTACTGCGAAAACTTTCGAGGTCCGCCGGGCGGCCGTGCGCGGCATAGGCGTCCAGGTCAATCACGGACTGCTTCTGCGCCTTGGACCAAAGACTCTCGCCGTTGAGGAAACCGGCGAGAGTCACCTGGGTCTGCACCGCCACCCAGGTCAGGGCCAGCACCACCACCGCGCCTGCCACAAGCGCGTACGCCAGGGGCCGGAGGCGCCTGGTGAGCGGTTGCAGGTGAGTTGCCTCAACGCGATGCATCGGTAACTGGATTCCCGTTCCTGGAGTGAGTGTGCATTAGATCAAAGGCAAGTTGCGAGTTACGCAGCCACCTCCCGCAACGTGCGATAGGTGCCAGCCACGTCCATGCAGCGGTCCAGTGTAATGGCCATGCTGACGTAACTGCGGCGGACGCACTCCTTGATGTGCTCTACCTGGTCCACCGGCGGGTTGGTGCCCAGGAGGGAGCACACGATTTCAAGCGCCTCCCACGGATGGGTATCGTCATAAGCGGCGTGAAGCTGAAGCCACCGGAGGCCGGCTTTACGGCCCTGATTCGGCAAGCTCTCCGCGTACTCCTTGCTTTCATAGACAATTTGCGACCAATCACCGGTCGCCCCTTCCACCGCATAGTTGGTCGCGGCGATGCCGGCAGCCAGCGAATCGTGCCGGCTGACCTCCTCGCACCAGTCCGCCAGGGCCTGCGAGCCCTTGGGCGGCTGGCCATTCAGCACCTCCTCCCGGGACACCCCTGCCGACTCCGCCCAGTTCAGCCAGTACTCCGCGTGGTTCTGTTCCACGCGGATATTGCGCACCAGCCAGCGCCGGGCCAGGTCGTCGCCGGGGCTACGGCCAAAGCGGGTCTTCAACAGGCTATGCGCCATGTATCCGGGGAAACGCTCGATCACCGGCCACACACCCACCATGAAGTTACGGGTGGCTTCCGGGTCGAGCTTTGCCGCGATCATCAGATCCCACATGTCGTGGCTGACGATGGCCCGCCGTGCATCCTCACAGGACGACACCATGTCCTGTGCCCAGAGCGGATAGCTGTTGATGTCCATCTGCGGGCCGGTCAGTTCAAAACGTGCATTCATGTCGATCTCCCTAAAGATCATCTGCCAAGTGAAGGTCAGGGCGAGCCCGGGCGACCCGCGGCCCGCCCATTCCGGCCCCATTGCGGGCGCCGGAGTGTCATTAGGGCATAACCCTGTAGGCCATACGTCATGGGCGCGGCGGAGCCCGCGCGGGCTTATCGTGGGCGCCGTTCCTCCCAAAAAGGGCTGCACGCATGAAATCCACGATCCTCGCCGCGGCCATCGCCTGCGGCCTCGCCAGCACCGGCGCCCTCGCCGCCGGTGCCCCGTCCGGTATCGACCTGAAGGGCATCGACCACGCCGTGCAGCCCGGCGACGACTTCAACGCCTACGCCAATGGCACCTGGCTGAAGACGGCAGAGATTCCGGCCGACCGCTCCAGCACCGGCGTCTTCCTGGTGGTGTTCCAGAAGGCCGAGCAGCGCAACGCCGACCTGATCAAGGCCGCCGGCACCGGCAACCCGGCCGCGGGCAGCAATCAGCGCCTGATCGCCGACTACTACAAGGCCTACATGGACGAGGCGGCCATCGAGAAGGCCGGCATCAAGCCGCTGCAGCCCGCCCTCGACAAGATCGCCGCCATCAAGGACCGCAAGGCCCTCTCCTCGGCCCTCGGCGCCCAGCTGCGCGCGGACGTGGACCCGATCAACGCCACCAAGCTGGAGACCGAGCACCTGCTCGGCCTGTTCGTGGCCCAGGGCCTGGAAGACCCCTCGAAGAACGTGCCCTACCTGCTGCAGGGCGGCCTGGGCATGCCCAACCGCGACTACTACCTGAAGACCGACAAGGACATGGTCGAGGCCCGGACCAAGTACGCCGCCTACGTGCAGGCCGTGCTCGCCGCCGCCGGCGACAAGGACGCCGCCACGGAAGCCAAGGCCATCGTCGCCCTGGAAACCAAGCTCGCCGAGGCCCAGGCCTCCATCGTCGACAGCGAAGACGTGCACAAGGCCAACAACCCGTGGCCGCGCACCGCCTTCGCCAGCAAAGCCCCGGGCATGGACTGGGATGCCTACTTCAGCGCCGCCGGCCTGCAGGCCCAGCCCACCTTCGTGGTCTGGCAGCCGGCCACGGTCACCAAGTTCGCCGCCCTCGTCGGCAGCGAGCCGCTGGACACGTGGAAAGCCTGGCTGCGCTTCCACACCATCAACGAGGGCGCGAACGGCCTGATCGGCAAGCAGTTCGACGACCTCTCGTTCGACTTCTACGGCAAGACCCTCACCGGCACCCCGAAGCAGCGCGACCGCTGGAAGCGCGGCGTGGGTCGGGTCAACGGCGACCTCGGCGACGCCGTGGGCCAGATCTACGTCAAGGACTACTTCCCGGCCTCGTCGCGCGCGGAAGTGCAGGACATGGTGAAGAACATCCTGAAGGCCTTCGACGACCGCGTCGGCCAGCTGGAATGGATGACCCCCGCCACCCGCGAGAAGGCCAAGGCCAAGATCGCCACCATCAAGGTGGGCGTGGGCTACCCGGACACCTGGCGCGACTACTCCAAGCTCGAGATCAAGCCGGACGACGCCGTGGGCAACCACCAGCGCGCCGTGTACGCCGAGTACCAGCACCAGGTGGCGAAGCTGGGCAAGCCGGTGGACCGCGACGAGTGGTGGATGACCCCGCAGACGGTGAACGCGGTGAACCTGCCGCTACAGAACGCGCTGAACTTCCCGGCCGCCATCCTCGAAGCCCCGTTCTTCGATCCGAAGGCCGATGCCGCCTCGAACTACGGTTCGATCGGCGCGGTGATCGGCCACGAGATCAGCCACAGCTTCGACAACCTCGGCGCCGAGTTCGACGCCCAGGGCCGCCTGTCCAACTGGTGGACGGACGCCGATCAGAAGCATTTCAAGGAAGCCGGCCAGCGCCTGGTCGAGCAGTTCAACGCGTACGAAGCCCTGCCCGGCCTGCATGTGAACGGCCAGCAGACCCTCGGCGAGAACATCGCCGACGTCTCCGGCCTGACCATCGCCTACGCGGCGTACAAGAACAGCCTGGGCGGCAAGCCGGCCCCGGTCATCGACGGCCTCACCGGCGACCAGCGCTTCTTCCTCGCCTTCGCCCAGAGCTGGCGTGAGAAGACCCGCGACGCCGCCCTGCGTGCACAGGTGGTCGGCGACGTCCACGCACCGGGCAACTTCCGCGCGCAGACCGTCCGCAACCTGGATCCCTGGTACGACGCGTTCAAGCCCAAGGAAGGCCAGAAGCTGTACCTCGACCCGAAGCAGCGCGTCAAAATCTGGTAAGCCTCACGACACCGGGTCAGGCGTGTTTCCTGATCCGGTGTTCGACCAGGCCAAGCAGGCCATCGACAGACAAGGCCAGGGCGCCGACCAGCAAGGCGCCCTGCACGACGTAAGCGGTGTTATTGCCGACAAGCCCTTCGACAATCGGCGCCCCCAACGTCGCAGCCCCCACGGCCGAACCAATCGTCGCCGTACCCACGCTGACAATCGCCGATAGCCGCACGCCGGCCATGATCGGCCCCGCCGCGAGCGGCAACTCCACGTCCCACAAGCGTCGCCAGCGCCCGTAGCCCATGCCATCGGCGGCATGCAGCGCGCTGGCCGGCACCTGGTCGAGGCCGGCCACGGTCTGGCCGAGCACGGGCAACACACCGTAGAGCGACAGCGCCAGCAGCGTCGGTGCCGCGCCGAAGCCAAGCAAGGGCACGGCGATGGCCAGCACGGCCACGGGCGGGAACGTCTGGCCGATCACGGCCACCGCACGCACGGTGGGCAGGAGCGAGCGGCCCGCGGGTCGCGTGGCGAGAATGCCCAGCGTCAGCCCGACGACGACCGCTATTCCAGTGGCAATGGCCACCAGCAGCGCATGCGAGAACGCCAGCGCGGTAAACGAGGTGCGCCAGTACAACGGGTGGGAAAGGTCCGGCATCCACGCGTGGAAAAGCGGCGCGGCGTGCGGCAGGACGACCAGCAGCACGACGAGCACCGCCAGCGGTAACCCGGCCCTGGCCTGCGTGGCCGTCACGGCTTCCTCGCCACGATATCCGCCAGCAGCACGGCGCCGCCGCCTTCCACGGCGAGGCGATCGCGCCGCTGCGCCAGCATGGCCCCGAGCGCTTCCTGCAACGTGGCGTCGGGCGCAATCGCCTCGCCATCAGCGTGTTCATCGCGCCGCATCGTTTCACGCACGCAGCGCACCGCCAGCTCACGCAGGTAGGCACGCGTGCCTCCCACAAACTCGCTTACCCGCTCATTGGCCGGCTCACGGATGAGTTCCAGCGGCGTGCCGACCTGGGCAAGGCGTCCGTCGAGCATCAGGCCCACGCGATCGCCCAGGCGGAACGCTTCATCCATGTCGTGCGTGACGAACAACATGGCCGTGCCGGTATCGCGCTGGATGGACTTGACGCTGGCCTGTAGCGACTCGCGAGTCAGTGGATCCAGCGCACCGAACGGTTCGTCCATCAACACGATCTTCGGCCGCGCGGCCAGCGCGCGCGCCACGCCGACGCGCTGCGCCTGGCCACCGGATAGCGTATCCGGGTAGCGCCCGGCCATGCCGGGCTCGTCGAGCTTCAGCAAGGCGATGAGTTCCGCCACGCGCGCGTCGATCTCTTGCGCCGCCCAGCCGAGCAGGCGCGGCACGGTACCGATGTTCTCGGCCACCGTGCGGTGCGGGAACAGGCCCACGGACTGGATGGCGTAGCCGATGCCCCGGCGCAGCGTCTCGATCGGCTGGGTCGACACGTCCTTGCCGTCCACGAGCACGCGGCCGCTGTCGATGTGCGTCAGCCGGTTTACCGTGCGCAGCAGCGTGGACTTGCCCGAGCCCGACGGCCCGACGAGGACGAAGAACTCGCCATCCGCCACGCGCAGCGAGAGGTCTTCGATGACGACGTGCTCGCCGAAGGCCTTGCGGACGTGTTCGAACTCGATCATGCGCGGCGCCCGGTAAGAGCCATCAGGCCCTGGAAAAGAAGATCAGCAGCGAGGGCCAGCATGATGATCGCCAGCGTCCCGAGCAACACCATGTCCGTCGCGCCCTGGCCGATGCCGAGGAAGACGAAGCGGCCCAGCCCGCCGGCGCCGATGAGCGCCGCCACGGCGGCGAGGCCAATGGTCTGCACCGCGACGATGCGCAGGCCGGCCAGCAACACCGGCCAGCCCAGCGGCAGCTGCACGCGCCACAGCACCTGGCCGCGGGTCATGCCGAGGCCACGGGCGGCTTCGCGCGTGTCCGGCGGCACGGCCTCGAGGCCGGTGACGGTGTAGCGGACCACAGGCAGCAGCGCATACAGCACCAGCGCGAATACCGCCGGTGCCGCACCCGTGCCGCCGAAGCCCAGCGCCCCCAGCGCCGGCCACTGCCGGGCCAGCCAGGCGAACGGGCCGATCAGCAGGGCGAACAGCGCCAGCGAAGGCACGGTCTGCAGGAACGCGAGCACACCGACCAGCGTGCCGCCGGCCTTGCGCGCGCGCCAGGCCAGATAACCCAGCGGCGCACCGATGCCAAGGGCGATGGCCAGCGTCACCAGCGACAGGGTGATGTGCGTCGCCAGCGCATCGCTGAAGGCGCCGCGCTGGGCCTGCCATTCGCGCACCAGGGCGATGCTGTTGAAGGCGCCGGCCAGTGCGCCGCCGATCAGCACGGCCGCGATCAGCACCCAGCACGCGGTGCGCCAGGCGATGCGCAGGTGGCGCAGGCGGTCGAGGAGCAGCAAGGCGGCGGCAAGCCACATCGTCCAGAAGCCCGCGCCGAGCTGGATGCGGGTGGTCGGTGCCGCGTGCTGGAGCAGCAGCGTCGCGTCATGGCCGGCGAGGAACGGCAGCCCGAGCGTCAGCGTCAGAGCCATCACGGCACCGCCGCGATACACACCCGCCGCCGCGGTCAGCAGCCAGAGCAGCGTGAGAAGCCACACATGCGGGCTCGCCGGGTGACCGCTAAGCAACCGGTTCGGCGCGACATGCAGGAAGGCCATCGCCACCGTCGCCATCAGCCCGACGACGCACAAGACGATCACCGGCAGGCGCCCTGCTCGTTGCCCGGTCATTTGAGCAGTCCTTCGCTGCGCAGGTAATCTGCGGCCACCTTCGAGGCGTCTTCGCCATCGATCTGCGTGCGTGCATTCATCGCACGCAGGCGCTCCACGGTGAGCGGTGCGAAGGCGGCGTCCAGCGCGCCGCGCATGGCGGGATACTCTTTCAACACGGCGTCGCGCACCACCGGCGCCGGCTGGTAGACCATCTCCACATGCTTCGGATCGTCCAGCACGACGAGGCCGGTGACGGCGATCGCTCCATCGGTGGAGTAGACCATGCTCGCGTTCACGCCCGAGGTGCCTTCGGCGGCGGCCTTGATCGTGGCCGAGGTATCGCCGCCGGCGAGCACCAGCAGCTGCTCGCCACGCAGGGTGAAACCATACGCTTTCTGGAACGCAGGCAACGCGGCGTCGCTCTCGACGAATTCCGCCGAGCCGGCCAGCAGCACGTCGCCGCCGCCGTTCGCCCAGCGCGCAAAATCCGCCAGCGACTGCAGGTGGTTCGCTGCCGCGACGTCCTTGCGCACGCCGATCGCCCAGTGGTTATCGGCCGGCGCGGGATGCAGCCAGGTCACGTGGTTCACGGTGTCCAGCTGCGCGGCCAGCGCATACGCCTTCGCCGCATCGCGATAAGCGGCGTCGTTTTCCCGGTGGAAGAAGAACGCCGCGTTGCCGGTGTATTCCGGATACACATCCAGATCCCCGCCCAGCAGCGCGCGACGCACGATCGACGTGGGTCCCAGTTGCGTGTGGTCCACGACCGGGATGCCGGCGTGCTTCAACACCTGCAATACCACCTGGCCGAGGAAGGCCCCCTCGTTGTCCGCCTTCGAGCCCACCCGCACCGCGTCGCCCGCATGGGCGTCCAGCGCACACACCATCAAAACCACGACCACAATGTAGGAGCGCACCCTGTGCGCGACATCTTTCGCGACACCCCCCATAGCCAAGCGCTAGCGCCCCAACAAATCAGCAAACATCTGCTTGAACGCATCATCGATCGGCGTGGCATTCACGCTCGCCGGCAAGCCCTTGAAGCGCTCCTCGAACTCCGACACGCCCTCGGAGAAGCGCGCCGCGCGGCCCATGTCGTCGCCCTCCTCCACCGCATACGCCAGAACCCGCGCGGCCTGGCCGGCGAGATCGACGTCGTCCGGCAACGCCGAGATATCGCCCCACACCTGCTTCAGGTAATGCACCGCTTCACCCGCGCGGCGCATGCGATGGAGCAATCCGCGTGGAATCGCGTGCTCGGGGGCGAAGCGCGCCACGATGTCCTGCGGGCGGCTCACCAGCTTCGAGCCGAGGTCGATGCGAATGCATAGCCACGCCGTGTCGAACAACCAGGTGCGCGGCGCCGGCTCGGCGCTGTACGGCAGGACCTCGCCGTTCACTTCCACGCTTTCCGGGATGCCCGCATCCAGCAGCTCCACCACGTAGCGTCGGGTGCTCGGCCGGCCGGTGTAATCGCCGTCCATCGCATCGATATGCACGCGGTGCGCGCGGTCGCCGCGGCGGCTGCGCACGCAGGTGCGCGCGAATTCGCCGCGCTGGTAGCCCTGCGACCGGCCGTCATCGTCGTACAGCGACGTCGAGCCCTCGTCACCCGGGAACACCTGCAGGATCAGTTCGTCCGGCACGGTGGAGAGGTTGCGCATCCCTTCGGGATACAGCGGCACCACGCTGCCCGGCCGCACGAAGATCGGGATCTCTTCCAGCGTGTACGAGCGCTCCAGCACGCCGCCGCCATCGTAGGCTTCGGCACCATCGCGGCTGTACCACAGGCCCGGCGGCAGCCAGACGGGGAACTTTGCCGTGCCGTCCGCACCCACCGGCGTCGTCACCGGCGCCACCAGCACATCGTTGCCAAACATGTACTGCGCGGGGTGCGTATAGGCTTCCTCGTGCTCCGGCCAGTGGTAGTACATCGGCCGCACCAGCGACATGCCGGTGTCGTAGGCATCGCGCGCGGCGCCATAGATGTACGGCGCCAGCTGGTAGCGCAGGCGGATCGCCGCGAACACCGCGTCGCCATACGGCGGGCCGAAGTGCCACGGCTCCTTGTGCAGGCTGGCTTCCTTCGCCGAGTGCGTGCGCAGCACCGGCGAGAACACGCCCAGCTGCATCCATCGCGCATACAGCTCCGGCTCCAGGTGGCGCTCCGGACGCGGGATCTCCTTGCGGAAGGTGTGCCCGCCGATGTCGTGGCTCCAGTAGCCGTACAGCACGTTCGACGCCATGGCGGTGAAATGCGGCTGGAAGGCCAGCGAGTTCCAGCCGATGACGCTGTCGCCGGAAAAACCAATCGGGTAACGGTGGTTACCCAGCCCACCCCAGCGGTGGTAGATCAGGCCACGGCGGTCGTCGTCGCGCTGCATCTCGGTGAAGAACACATGGTTGAGCCACCACGTGTTCGACAGGCCGGGGAACTTCTTCGATTCCTTCCACTGCTGCCAGTCCAGCCACCAGAAGTCCACGCCCTCCTTTTCCAGCGGGTGCAGGATGGTGTCGAACAGCGCACGCATGTATGGCTGCGACGCGCCTTCAAAGGGAATGGGCGCATTCGTCGAGGTATCCCACGACAGCGCCTTCGCCATCGCGTCGTACTTCTCCTCGTGCGGCATCACGCCCGAGGCCGGATGCAGGTTCAGCGTGACGTGCAGGTTCTCGCCACGCGCCCAGCGCATGAAGGCCTTCGGGTGCGGGAACAGGCTGCGGTTGAAGGTGTAGCCGGTCCAGCCGGACTGCTCGCCGAACTCGTCGTGGTGTTCGTGGCCCGGGCGCAGGGAGAGGCCCGGCGTGGTGTGCCAGTCCATGTCCAGCACCAGCACGTCCAGCGGGATGCGCTCTTTCTCGAAGCGCGCGCCGAGGGTGCGCAGCTCCTCGTCGGAGTAGTTCCAGTAGCGCGACCACCAGTAGCCGAACACAAAGCGCGGCGGGATCGGCTGCGGGCCGGAGATGGCCGCGAAGTCCGAGAGCGCGGCGCGGAAGTCGTGGCCATAGCCGAAGAAGTACCAGTCCTGGCGCTCGCCGCCCGGCACCTCGGACACCCAGCCATCGTCGCCGATGCCGAAGCCCTGGGTGTCGTCGACCAGGTGCCAGCCGTCGCGGGCGATCAGGCCTTCTTCCAGGGGCAGCTTGCTGCCGTCGGTCCAGGTGTCGCCGTCGTAGCGGTCCAGTGTGCGGTAGGTGCCCCCGAGGTTCTGCTTCTGGACGTCCCCGGGGTGCCAGGTGGACTCCAGGCCGGGGCCGCGGACCACGATGGACAGGTTGTCGGCCGTGAAACGGCCCGTGTCCTTGGTGTAGCGCAGGCGGAGCAGGCCCGTATCCACCTCGATGGTGGTGTCGTCCTCCTCGATATGGAAAGGCGGCACATCCAGGGCCCGGTGGACCACCACCTGGGTGCGGATATCGCGAAAGCTCCCGTCCTCGCTCCACTCCAGGCGGATCAGCCGGGGGGTGAGTACCGTGAACCGCGCCGGGCCGCGCTCTATCGTGGCTTCGGGCCATGCGGCGGCGCCCGGCAAGGGCTGGCGGTCGTTCGTCGCTTCCATGGGCGCGGGGACCCCTTCATCAACCAGAGGTGAACCAGTATGACGCGTTGCCGCATGGAGTGCTGGTGAAGGCGTGCGATTGACGCGGATTTGGCGATTCGTGCACTGAGGGGCAGGCACCTTCCCTAGGGTCAATATGACGGACGGAGCAAGCCATGAACGAAGATCAGATCCGCGGTGCAGCCAATACCATCGGTGGACGCGTGCAGCGCGCCGCCGGCGCCCTTACCGGTGACCATGGACTCGAAGGTGAAGGTGCCGTCCGCGAAGCCGCGGGCCGGGTGCAGCAGAAGGCCGGCGACGCGGTAGACAGCGTGCGTGACGTCGTCGCGCATCGTCCGCTGGGTGCCATCCTCAGCGGCTTCGGCATCGGCATCCTGGTGGGGCTGCTGATCGCTCGCCGCGATTAAGCCAGGCGTAAGCGATGAAAGGCAGGAGCGCATGCGAGTGCGCTCCTGCTTTTTTGTGCGCGTGTACGGGTTACGACGCGTAGTGGGATTTCAACTGGCCCACGGTCACGGGCAGCTCGGTCGGGTCCATGGCCTGGAGCACCACCCACTCGCAGAACGAGGCATGGGTCGGCAGGTCGAAGGCGATGTACCGGTCCAGCGAATCGATCACATCCTCGGGCAGATCCACGAGGCGGGTCCCGTCATCGACATCGGCACACACCCCCAGGATCACGTTCAGGGGCTCGAAGGTCTCGATACGTACAGCGGCCAGTGCCATCAGGGGTCTCTCCGGAAGGTCATGGCCTTATCTACGCTTATCGGATGACCGTCCAGTGCGAAACATATGACAAATTGTCGTTAAACCCTGAACCTTATCGTGCCCTTACGAAAAATCGCACATCGTGCTTAGCGGTATTTGCCGAGGCCCGTCTGCTGGAAAAGGATCAGCAACGCGCCGTCGATCCAGAGGCGGCCGAAGCTTTCGCGGGTACAGCCCCCCCCCCTTGCGGGCCTCTGGAACCTTCCTCTCGGCCCTGCTCATTACGAATTTCCTTATCCGGCCGCGCGTTAACCGTGCGGAGCGACCGGTCGATTCTCCTCGTAGTGTTTTCTCACTTTTCGCCACGGCGAGCGCGCAACCGAAGTTCCCTGCCATCGCTGTTCGCGCATGAACTGCGCGTCTGATCGTCAGTCTTGTAACGACCAGATGCGAAAGATCTCCTCGCTCAATTTGAGAGTATTCCTACTAAAAAGCGCGACGTACGGGCCATTGCGCAGGGGAATTCGGTGAGGCATCACGAAGGCATCTAGACTCCGCCGCCTTCGTCACATCTGGACAGCTCATGCCAAGGACATTCACCGGCACACGTCGACTCCTTTCTCTCGCCTTGTGCATGCAAGCTTCGAGTGCTGCTGCCGATTCGGACGCTTTCATCGAATACAAGGCCCCGATTTTCGACGGCCCCGCGTTCTACTCGGCCGACAAGATCGCCGCGGGAACGGCGTTAATGGATAGCGACTGCCGG is part of the Luteibacter pinisoli genome and harbors:
- a CDS encoding CsbD family protein, with amino-acid sequence MNEDQIRGAANTIGGRVQRAAGALTGDHGLEGEGAVREAAGRVQQKAGDAVDSVRDVVAHRPLGAILSGFGIGILVGLLIARRD
- a CDS encoding ABC transporter permease, with protein sequence MTATQARAGLPLAVLVVLLVVLPHAAPLFHAWMPDLSHPLYWRTSFTALAFSHALLVAIATGIAVVVGLTLGILATRPAGRSLLPTVRAVAVIGQTFPPVAVLAIAVPLLGFGAAPTLLALSLYGVLPVLGQTVAGLDQVPASALHAADGMGYGRWRRLWDVELPLAAGPIMAGVRLSAIVSVGTATIGSAVGAATLGAPIVEGLVGNNTAYVVQGALLVGALALSVDGLLGLVEHRIRKHA
- a CDS encoding TenA family transcriptional regulator — encoded protein: MNARFELTGPQMDINSYPLWAQDMVSSCEDARRAIVSHDMWDLMIAAKLDPEATRNFMVGVWPVIERFPGYMAHSLLKTRFGRSPGDDLARRWLVRNIRVEQNHAEYWLNWAESAGVSREEVLNGQPPKGSQALADWCEEVSRHDSLAAGIAATNYAVEGATGDWSQIVYESKEYAESLPNQGRKAGLRWLQLHAAYDDTHPWEALEIVCSLLGTNPPVDQVEHIKECVRRSYVSMAITLDRCMDVAGTYRTLREVAA
- a CDS encoding glycoside hydrolase family 31 protein — encoded protein: MEATNDRQPLPGAAAWPEATIERGPARFTVLTPRLIRLEWSEDGSFRDIRTQVVVHRALDVPPFHIEEDDTTIEVDTGLLRLRYTKDTGRFTADNLSIVVRGPGLESTWHPGDVQKQNLGGTYRTLDRYDGDTWTDGSKLPLEEGLIARDGWHLVDDTQGFGIGDDGWVSEVPGGERQDWYFFGYGHDFRAALSDFAAISGPQPIPPRFVFGYWWSRYWNYSDEELRTLGARFEKERIPLDVLVLDMDWHTTPGLSLRPGHEHHDEFGEQSGWTGYTFNRSLFPHPKAFMRWARGENLHVTLNLHPASGVMPHEEKYDAMAKALSWDTSTNAPIPFEGASQPYMRALFDTILHPLEKEGVDFWWLDWQQWKESKKFPGLSNTWWLNHVFFTEMQRDDDRRGLIYHRWGGLGNHRYPIGFSGDSVIGWNSLAFQPHFTAMASNVLYGYWSHDIGGHTFRKEIPRPERHLEPELYARWMQLGVFSPVLRTHSAKEASLHKEPWHFGPPYGDAVFAAIRLRYQLAPYIYGAARDAYDTGMSLVRPMYYHWPEHEEAYTHPAQYMFGNDVLVAPVTTPVGADGTAKFPVWLPPGLWYSRDGAEAYDGGGVLERSYTLEEIPIFVRPGSVVPLYPEGMRNLSTVPDELILQVFPGDEGSTSLYDDDGRSQGYQRGEFARTCVRSRRGDRAHRVHIDAMDGDYTGRPSTRRYVVELLDAGIPESVEVNGEVLPYSAEPAPRTWLFDTAWLCIRIDLGSKLVSRPQDIVARFAPEHAIPRGLLHRMRRAGEAVHYLKQVWGDISALPDDVDLAGQAARVLAYAVEEGDDMGRAARFSEGVSEFEERFKGLPASVNATPIDDAFKQMFADLLGR
- a CDS encoding M13 family metallopeptidase; this encodes MKSTILAAAIACGLASTGALAAGAPSGIDLKGIDHAVQPGDDFNAYANGTWLKTAEIPADRSSTGVFLVVFQKAEQRNADLIKAAGTGNPAAGSNQRLIADYYKAYMDEAAIEKAGIKPLQPALDKIAAIKDRKALSSALGAQLRADVDPINATKLETEHLLGLFVAQGLEDPSKNVPYLLQGGLGMPNRDYYLKTDKDMVEARTKYAAYVQAVLAAAGDKDAATEAKAIVALETKLAEAQASIVDSEDVHKANNPWPRTAFASKAPGMDWDAYFSAAGLQAQPTFVVWQPATVTKFAALVGSEPLDTWKAWLRFHTINEGANGLIGKQFDDLSFDFYGKTLTGTPKQRDRWKRGVGRVNGDLGDAVGQIYVKDYFPASSRAEVQDMVKNILKAFDDRVGQLEWMTPATREKAKAKIATIKVGVGYPDTWRDYSKLEIKPDDAVGNHQRAVYAEYQHQVAKLGKPVDRDEWWMTPQTVNAVNLPLQNALNFPAAILEAPFFDPKADAASNYGSIGAVIGHEISHSFDNLGAEFDAQGRLSNWWTDADQKHFKEAGQRLVEQFNAYEALPGLHVNGQQTLGENIADVSGLTIAYAAYKNSLGGKPAPVIDGLTGDQRFFLAFAQSWREKTRDAALRAQVVGDVHAPGNFRAQTVRNLDPWYDAFKPKEGQKLYLDPKQRVKIW
- a CDS encoding ABC transporter ATP-binding protein, with the translated sequence MIEFEHVRKAFGEHVVIEDLSLRVADGEFFVLVGPSGSGKSTLLRTVNRLTHIDSGRVLVDGKDVSTQPIETLRRGIGYAIQSVGLFPHRTVAENIGTVPRLLGWAAQEIDARVAELIALLKLDEPGMAGRYPDTLSGGQAQRVGVARALAARPKIVLMDEPFGALDPLTRESLQASVKSIQRDTGTAMLFVTHDMDEAFRLGDRVGLMLDGRLAQVGTPLELIREPANERVSEFVGGTRAYLRELAVRCVRETMRRDEHADGEAIAPDATLQEALGAMLAQRRDRLAVEGGGAVLLADIVARKP
- a CDS encoding ABC transporter permease, translated to MTGQRAGRLPVIVLCVVGLMATVAMAFLHVAPNRLLSGHPASPHVWLLTLLWLLTAAAGVYRGGAVMALTLTLGLPFLAGHDATLLLQHAAPTTRIQLGAGFWTMWLAAALLLLDRLRHLRIAWRTACWVLIAAVLIGGALAGAFNSIALVREWQAQRGAFSDALATHITLSLVTLAIALGIGAPLGYLAWRARKAGGTLVGVLAFLQTVPSLALFALLIGPFAWLARQWPALGALGFGGTGAAPAVFALVLYALLPVVRYTVTGLEAVPPDTREAARGLGMTRGQVLWRVQLPLGWPVLLAGLRIVAVQTIGLAAVAALIGAGGLGRFVFLGIGQGATDMVLLGTLAIIMLALAADLLFQGLMALTGRRA
- the osmF gene encoding glycine betaine ABC transporter substrate-binding protein OsmF translates to MRSYIVVVVLMVCALDAHAGDAVRVGSKADNEGAFLGQVVLQVLKHAGIPVVDHTQLGPTSIVRRALLGGDLDVYPEYTGNAAFFFHRENDAAYRDAAKAYALAAQLDTVNHVTWLHPAPADNHWAIGVRKDVAAANHLQSLADFARWANGGGDVLLAGSAEFVESDAALPAFQKAYGFTLRGEQLLVLAGGDTSATIKAAAEGTSGVNASMVYSTDGAIAVTGLVVLDDPKHVEMVYQPAPVVRDAVLKEYPAMRGALDAAFAPLTVERLRAMNARTQIDGEDASKVAADYLRSEGLLK